The Pirellulales bacterium genomic interval CAGCCCTTTTCCGCAAATATCGCCAATTCCTCCGGCGTCGGGGGGCCGGTCAGAATCCACGTCCCCTCCTCCGTCAGGGCGATCGTATGCTCGAAATGAGCGCTGGGGCGGCCATCTTGCGTCGATTGGGTCCAGTGGTCCGGCATCGGCTTGGTCTTTTTCGTGCCCATGTTCACCATCGGCTCGACCGCAATCACCAAACCCGGCTCCAAGCGGAAATCGTTGTTTCGCCGCAATTGCGGGCTGACGAAATTCGGGACTTGCGGGTCTTCGTGCATTTGCCGGCCGATGCCATGGCCGACAAAATTCTCGACCACCGTAAACCCCGCGTCGCGGACGTACGTGGCCATCTCGCGGGCCACCTCGCTCCAGCGGCTTTTCTTTCCCATCAAATCGATCGCCAAATCGAGAACGCCGCTCGTGATATCGAGCAACCGCTGCACTTCGGGCGAGACTCGGCCGACCGGATGCGTGATGGCCGCGTCGGCGCACCAGCCCTCAAGCTTGCAGCCGGTGTCGACGCTGACGATATCCCCCTCCTTAAGCGTTCGCCGGCTCGGAATCCCGTGTACGACCTCCTCATTGACCGAAATACAGGTTACCGCCGGAAATGGAATCTTTCCCGCGACCCCTTTGAAAAGCGGCGCGGCATGGTGATCGCTGAAATACTTGTCGATCACCGCGTCGATCTCGGCCGTCGTCGCGCCCGGCCGGACCACCTCGGCCGCCAGCCGATGCGCATTCCAAACAAGAATGCCGGCGCGGCGCATCTGCAGCATTTCGCGGTGGGATCTTAAATGGAGCACGCCACGACCAGTTTAGTTCGACTCCGGCGCATCGAGCGCGGCCAGGATTCTCTGGAAGACTTCTTCGGGAGGTCCCTCGCCGTCGACCGAGCGGAGCAAGCCCTTCCGGCCATAATAGTCGATTAGCGGCTCGGTTTTGCGGCGGTAGGTTTCCAATCGTTCGCGAATCACCTCGGGGCGATCGTCGGCACGACCGCGGCCCGCCAACCGCCGCACGAGCGATGGATCGTCCACCTTCAACTCGAGCACGGCGTCCAGCGGCAAGTTC includes:
- the map gene encoding type I methionyl aminopeptidase produces the protein MLQMRRAGILVWNAHRLAAEVVRPGATTAEIDAVIDKYFSDHHAAPLFKGVAGKIPFPAVTCISVNEEVVHGIPSRRTLKEGDIVSVDTGCKLEGWCADAAITHPVGRVSPEVQRLLDITSGVLDLAIDLMGKKSRWSEVAREMATYVRDAGFTVVENFVGHGIGRQMHEDPQVPNFVSPQLRRNNDFRLEPGLVIAVEPMVNMGTKKTKPMPDHWTQSTQDGRPSAHFEHTIALTEEGTWILTGPPTPEELAIFAEKG